In a genomic window of Pseudomonas putida:
- the pheT gene encoding phenylalanine--tRNA ligase subunit beta yields the protein MKFSEQWLRGWVSPQVSRDELVARLSMAGLEVDSVTPAAGLFSGVIVGEVLSTEQHPDADKLRVCQVSNGSETFQVVCGAPNVRPGLKIPFATLGAELPGDFKIKKAKLRGVESNGMLCSQAELQVGEGNDGLMELPADAPVGQDIREYLQLDDAIIEVDLTPNRGDCLSLAGLAREVGALYAAPVTRPVVVPVPAVHDEVRPVEVLASAACPRYLGRVIRNVDLSKPTPLWMVERLRRADVRSIDAAVDITNYVMLELGQPLHAFDLAEINGGIRVRMAEEGEKLVLLDGQEVSLRSDTLVIADHTRALAIAGVMGGEHSGVNTATTRDIFLESAFFDQIAVAGKARSYGLHTDASHRYERGVDWQLAREAMERATGLLLEITGGEAGPIIETVSEQHLPSIAPVTLRAQRITQMLGMEMGSTEVESLLGGLGLVVTTEGAEQWRVEVPSHRFDISLEVDLIEELARLYGYNRLPVRYPQARLAPQAKAEARSDLPELRRLLVARGYQEAITYSFIDPKQFELFNPGVEPLLLANPISNDMAAMRSSLWPGLVKALQHNLNRQQDRVRLFESGLRFVGQLEGLKQEPMLAGVVCGSRLPEGWAQGRDVVDFFDVKADVEAVLGFAGALDAFTFVPGKHPALHPGQTARIEREGRLVGFIGAIHPELSKTLGLDRPVFVFELVLAEVASGKMPKFHELSRFPEVRRDLALIAHQDVAASAVLDVIRENAGEWLTDLRLFDVYQGKGIDPDRKSLAVGLTWQHPSRTLNDDEVNSTTQNILTSLEQRLNATLRK from the coding sequence ATGAAATTCAGTGAACAATGGCTGCGTGGCTGGGTAAGCCCGCAGGTAAGCCGCGACGAGCTGGTTGCTCGTCTGTCGATGGCCGGTCTTGAGGTCGATAGCGTAACGCCGGCCGCCGGTCTATTCAGTGGCGTGATCGTGGGCGAGGTGCTGAGCACCGAACAGCACCCGGACGCCGACAAGCTGCGCGTTTGCCAGGTCAGTAATGGCTCAGAGACTTTCCAGGTCGTGTGCGGTGCGCCAAACGTGCGCCCGGGCCTGAAGATCCCGTTCGCCACCCTCGGCGCCGAATTGCCGGGCGACTTCAAGATCAAGAAAGCCAAGCTGCGTGGCGTTGAGTCCAACGGCATGCTGTGCTCGCAGGCCGAACTGCAAGTGGGTGAGGGCAACGATGGCCTGATGGAGCTGCCGGCCGATGCGCCAGTAGGTCAGGACATTCGTGAATATCTGCAGCTGGATGACGCCATCATCGAGGTCGACCTGACTCCGAACCGCGGCGACTGCCTGTCCCTGGCGGGTCTGGCTCGTGAAGTCGGCGCGCTGTATGCCGCACCAGTCACTCGTCCAGTGGTTGTCCCTGTTCCAGCCGTGCATGATGAAGTGCGCCCGGTCGAGGTGCTGGCGTCAGCTGCCTGCCCACGCTACCTGGGGCGAGTGATCCGTAACGTCGACTTGTCCAAGCCTACGCCGCTGTGGATGGTCGAACGCCTGCGCCGTGCTGATGTACGCAGCATTGACGCTGCTGTCGATATCACCAACTACGTGATGCTTGAACTGGGCCAGCCGCTGCACGCTTTCGATCTTGCCGAAATCAACGGTGGCATCCGTGTGCGCATGGCCGAAGAGGGCGAGAAGCTGGTGTTGCTCGACGGTCAGGAAGTCAGCCTGCGCAGCGATACGTTGGTGATTGCCGACCACACCCGCGCCCTGGCGATTGCCGGCGTAATGGGTGGCGAGCACAGCGGGGTCAACACCGCGACCACTCGCGACATCTTCCTGGAAAGCGCGTTTTTCGACCAGATTGCCGTCGCTGGCAAGGCCCGATCCTATGGCCTGCACACTGATGCTTCGCACCGTTACGAGCGCGGTGTGGATTGGCAACTGGCCCGCGAAGCCATGGAGCGTGCCACTGGCCTGCTGCTGGAAATCACCGGTGGCGAAGCTGGCCCGATCATTGAAACTGTCAGCGAACAGCATTTGCCGTCGATTGCACCCGTGACGCTCCGTGCCCAGCGCATTACCCAGATGTTGGGGATGGAAATGGGCTCGACCGAAGTCGAGAGCCTGCTGGGCGGCCTGGGTCTGGTCGTTACGACTGAAGGGGCAGAGCAGTGGCGCGTCGAAGTGCCAAGCCATCGTTTCGATATCAGCCTGGAAGTCGACCTGATCGAAGAACTGGCCCGTTTGTACGGTTATAACCGTCTGCCGGTCCGTTATCCGCAAGCGCGCCTGGCTCCGCAAGCCAAGGCCGAAGCACGTAGTGATCTGCCAGAGCTTCGCCGCCTGCTGGTTGCTCGTGGTTATCAGGAAGCGATCACCTACAGCTTCATCGATCCGAAACAGTTCGAGCTGTTTAATCCGGGTGTCGAACCGTTGCTGCTGGCTAACCCGATTTCCAACGACATGGCCGCCATGCGTTCGTCGTTGTGGCCAGGTCTGGTCAAGGCCCTTCAGCACAACCTGAACCGTCAGCAGGATCGCGTTCGTCTGTTCGAAAGCGGCCTGCGCTTCGTCGGTCAGCTCGAAGGCTTGAAGCAGGAGCCGATGTTGGCGGGTGTGGTTTGCGGTAGCCGCTTGCCTGAGGGCTGGGCGCAAGGTCGCGATGTCGTTGACTTCTTTGACGTCAAGGCAGATGTAGAAGCGGTGCTGGGCTTTGCCGGTGCACTGGATGCGTTCACGTTCGTTCCAGGAAAACACCCGGCGCTGCACCCGGGGCAAACCGCGCGCATCGAACGAGAAGGGCGTCTGGTAGGTTTCATCGGTGCTATTCACCCTGAGCTCTCGAAAACCCTGGGCCTGGATCGTCCGGTATTCGTTTTCGAGCTGGTTCTGGCGGAAGTCGCATCCGGTAAAATGCCGAAATTCCACGAGTTGTCGCGCTTTCCTGAAGTGCGTCGTGACCTGGCGCTGATTGCGCACCAGGACGTCGCAGCCTCGGCTGTATTGGACGTAATCCGTGAAAATGCAGGCGAATGGCTGACAGACCTCAGGCTATTTGACGTGTATCAGGGTAAAGGTATTGATCCTGATAGAAAAAGCCTCGCCGTCGGCTTGACCTGGCAGCATCCATCGCGCACTCTTAATGACGATGAGGTGAATTCCACGACTCAAAATATCCTCACCTCGCTCGAACAAAGGTTGAACGCCACGTTAAGGAAGTGA
- the ihfA gene encoding integration host factor subunit alpha, which produces MGALTKAEMAERLYEELGLNKREAKELVELFFEEIRHALEDNEQVKLSGFGNFDLRDKRQRPGRNPKTGEEIPITARRVVTFRPGQKLKARVEAYAGTKS; this is translated from the coding sequence ATGGGGGCTTTGACGAAAGCTGAGATGGCGGAACGTCTGTATGAAGAGCTGGGCCTGAACAAGCGGGAAGCCAAGGAATTGGTCGAACTGTTTTTCGAGGAAATCAGGCACGCTCTTGAAGACAACGAGCAGGTCAAATTGTCCGGTTTCGGCAATTTCGACCTGCGGGACAAACGCCAGCGGCCTGGCCGCAATCCGAAAACCGGGGAAGAAATTCCAATCACGGCTCGCCGTGTGGTCACCTTTCGTCCAGGGCAGAAGTTGAAGGCCCGAGTTGAGGCTTATGCTGGAACCAAGTCATAA
- a CDS encoding MerR family transcriptional regulator: MLEPSHNDELPVIPGKRYFTIGEVSELCAVKPHVLRYWEQEFPQLNPVKRRGNRRYYQRQDVLMIRQIRALLYDQGFTIGGARLRLSGDEAKDDTTQYKQMIRQMIAELEDVLVVLKK, translated from the coding sequence ATGCTGGAACCAAGTCATAACGACGAGCTTCCCGTCATCCCAGGCAAACGCTACTTCACCATTGGTGAAGTCAGCGAGCTGTGTGCGGTAAAACCACACGTGCTGCGCTATTGGGAGCAGGAGTTTCCTCAACTCAACCCCGTCAAACGCCGCGGAAACCGCCGGTATTATCAGCGCCAGGACGTGCTGATGATCCGGCAGATTCGCGCACTTCTATACGATCAAGGATTCACCATCGGCGGCGCGCGTCTGCGTTTGTCCGGTGATGAAGCCAAAGATGACACCACGCAATACAAGCAAATGATTCGTCAGATGATCGCTGAGCTCGAAGATGTTCTGGTGGTTCTCAAGAAATAA
- a CDS encoding tyrosine-type recombinase/integrase: MTGLYQKGGVWQIDKVFRGKRLRESTGTGDRQEAEQYLIHWLEQLRQQKVYGVRRTRTWEEAATRFLLESKDQPSINLTAHHLKQLHPYLKDLPLTHIDDQALEPFVRDRLKGMLTPEGKQLKPVAPRTINISIERVIRVLSLCAKKWRDEERRPWLDSVPMLAKLDLKKKVREPYPMTWEEQSILFGELPAHLQTMALFKVNTGCREREVCKLRWDWEISVPELGTSVFLIPSDLGGRNERSGVKNGDERLVVLNSVAKSIIDKQRGLSKGWVFPFNGNAMHRMNDSAWKKARVRAAKRWQEENLRPAHPGYASIRIHDLKHTFGRRLRAAGVTEEDRKALLGHKNGSITSHYSGAELGHLIETANMVSATDSRGPVLTILKRKQA, translated from the coding sequence ATCACCGGTCTCTACCAAAAGGGCGGAGTCTGGCAAATCGACAAAGTTTTCCGAGGCAAGCGCCTTCGAGAAAGCACTGGAACTGGTGACCGGCAAGAAGCCGAGCAGTACCTGATTCACTGGTTAGAGCAACTTCGACAGCAGAAGGTTTACGGCGTACGCCGGACCCGAACTTGGGAGGAAGCGGCGACAAGGTTTCTGCTCGAGAGCAAGGATCAGCCCTCGATCAACTTGACGGCGCACCACCTGAAGCAGCTTCACCCTTACCTCAAGGACCTGCCATTGACGCATATCGATGACCAGGCGCTTGAACCGTTCGTACGGGATCGTTTAAAGGGAATGCTGACTCCAGAAGGAAAACAACTGAAGCCGGTAGCGCCACGCACGATCAACATCTCGATTGAGCGAGTGATACGGGTTCTGTCGCTTTGTGCAAAGAAGTGGCGGGATGAGGAGCGAAGGCCTTGGCTTGATTCGGTGCCAATGCTGGCGAAGCTGGACCTGAAGAAAAAGGTACGTGAGCCCTACCCCATGACATGGGAAGAGCAATCGATCCTTTTCGGGGAGTTGCCGGCGCATCTGCAAACGATGGCCCTGTTCAAGGTGAACACGGGTTGCCGCGAGCGAGAGGTCTGCAAGTTGAGGTGGGACTGGGAGATTTCGGTGCCGGAACTCGGCACCAGTGTGTTCCTGATCCCGTCCGACCTTGGAGGCCGTAACGAACGGTCAGGTGTGAAAAACGGCGATGAGCGACTGGTCGTACTCAATAGCGTGGCGAAATCGATCATCGACAAACAGCGAGGCCTGAGCAAGGGCTGGGTTTTCCCTTTCAACGGCAACGCGATGCATCGAATGAACGACTCGGCCTGGAAGAAAGCGCGGGTGAGAGCGGCGAAACGCTGGCAGGAGGAAAACCTTCGCCCCGCTCACCCAGGTTATGCATCCATAAGGATCCATGACCTCAAACACACATTTGGCCGTCGGCTACGCGCAGCAGGCGTCACCGAGGAAGACCGCAAGGCACTTCTGGGCCACAAGAACGGCAGCATCACCAGCCACTACTCGGGCGCTGAGCTCGGGCATCTGATTGAAACTGCGAACATGGTATCAGCAACCGATTCGCGTGGACCGGTCCTGACAATCTTGAAGAGGAAACAGGCGTGA